The Triticum urartu cultivar G1812 chromosome 5, Tu2.1, whole genome shotgun sequence genome contains the following window.
GGAGAAAGAAACCCAGCCAGCAAGTGTGCCTGAGCAAGCAGTTGATTTTGTACGCTCGCTCTCTCTGATGTAAAATGAACCCTCCTGTTGCTCCCGTCCATTTGTCTTTCAGAAACAGAAGAACTAACCGTCGTAAAACACCCGACCGACATTGCTCGTTCTTATCCCTGACTATGTCTTCAACTCTTTACAACTTGGTGCCAGCTCCATTCGGGCGCACACACGCTGTGCTCCTGCCTGAAAGCCATGCTACACGGTCTCACCGTCTCCTTGCTGAGTATGGTCTGCTAGGCTGTGGCCTGTGGGTTGTGGGCCTGCCCACCGCTGCTGGGATCCCATGACCTGGTAACGCGTGATGCCGCTGCACTGTTGTCTCCCCACTGTCTGGTCCGCATCTGTATCACCACcatcatcatgcatggcaatatggcATGGTTCATGTGGGTCTAGTGCCCCTTGTCCGTAGCTAGCCATCGCCTATAAGAAGAACGTTCAACCTTACCCTCTTGCAATCAAATCgccgttgtttttgttttttaccGGGCACGTGTATAGTACCGTAGCGTAGGAGTACAATGTTACTTACTGGAGCAGTACATCGGCAGCTACGCTTCCTTATCCCGCGCCTGCGTTTTGGCCAGGATTTTTGGTTGCTCGTGCAGCCATGGGGGTGGAGGTCCCGGTTATGCTGTGTGTGACGTACGTTGCAGACTTGCAGTGACTCCTCTACATTCGTATGCAGTGATTCCTCTACGTTCGCGCCGCTGCACGGAGCAGTGACTCCGGGATTTGTGCGCGTTATCCGTTTGCAAAACAAAAGAGAATAAGTCGAATGTGAGTCTTTGGCAGAAATCGTCATCGGATGCTGGTGCTGGTATCAATGTTTAGGTTTGTTTTCATTCGGATTGATCTGGTTTGTGTGTACTGTTCTTGGAAGGAATGTATCCACAGGAAAAGAGAAGGGAGAAGTGGTACAGTCGTATGGAAGGAGAAGGGAAAAGCGAGGGGAGTgcctggcaatggcgccaccgccACAGGGGGAAGGAATATGATGAAACATCGCTTCTTGATCGGACGTATCCTGCGATGGGATCGACAGTTCacgcgccaccaccaccaccagttcgACATGACTTGTGCCATCATCATTCATCAGCAGACACAAAGCAAATGTGCTGATCTGTGAGGGATGAAAAAACGACCATATTTGGAGCTTAATCTCCCTCTCATTTTATGATCCGTGTCCCAGTTCCTCAGCGGTACAAAAGATTAGATTAACTACAAACTAAGCAGAGAACTTATCTACACACAAGTTCCAGTTCTTTCTTACTACATGGCTGGCTGAACCTGAACCTCTGACTGTACATCAGTAGATGCATGTACTACCTACTAGTACAACAAAACAGTACTGCTGCCGCTACTGCTAGTGCTGCACGCCGATCCGGCCGGCCGGCCTGACCCGCCGGAGCGCGCGCCCTGTGAGTCCTGGACCCAGCCTCGCGTTCGTACCGAGCGGATGGATGGAGTGCTTCACAGAGCGTGCGTACGTGCATGCCAGACGCGCGCGTGCCCGCGTAGCCCGGCTCACGGCCGGCCTCCGTCGCCGCTCACCCATGGCCTGATCATGCATCTGGCCCATGCGCGCGTGTGCCCGTCTCCTCATCATGTGCCACGGCCGGTTTCCATCGTCTCCAGATCGCTtcatgtatgtgtgtgtgtgtgtgtgttcgaTCGTGTCCTTTTCGTCGCCATCATCGTGCTTCCGAGCTTCTCATTATCCTCAGCCTCTTGCAGGAGGAGATGAACATGCTGCAAAACCAAACGAACAACCACTCGTTAGTTAGGCTCACTTTCTAGTTTCTAGTGTACGTACGTAAATCCACACCAAAGATGTGAACTGGTATGAGATGGAGGTTTGTGTGCTTACTCCCACGGGACGTCGCCGGCGAGCATGAGGTCGCCGTCCTTGTCCTCGTAGGCCATGGCGAACTGGCCGTTGTCCGGCGAGGAGCCGGAGCAGGAGGAGAAGCAGCCGAAGAGGGCGTCCAGCGCGACCCGCAGCTCCCCGTACCCCCCGTACGTCCGCAGGTCCACCTTGCGCAGGTAGGGCGCCCCGTCCATGCTCACCTTCACGTACAGCCCCCCTCTCTTcccggcctcgccggcgactttACTCTCCTTCGCCGCCGACGCCGACTGGAACGTGCTCTTCCGGTACGCCCCCACCGGCGGCCACCCAACCACCTGAACCCTGCGCGCACACACCAAAAATTCCATTAGCTACTGTCCCACAGCTACACAACTAGCGCATGCATATGCTAAGCACGCAGGGCGTAGCCTTGTGGTGGCCGGCGCTTACTTGGAAGCCGGCGCGGCGTCGTGGTCGTCGGTCCCGGAGGCCTCGCTggtggccgccgccgccgccactgtcGACAACGAGCGCTTCTTCTGCGCGCCGAACGCCGCGTCGCCGCTGCCGGGCGGGCCGAGCCGCAGCTCCGCGTCGATGATCTCCATGGACGGACGTTCGAGCCGGCGAACAAGGTCGCTGGGAAATGAGAAGTGCGTGAGGCTTGGATAGCGTAGCGTGCGGTTGAGGTTGGGGTTGGGGTGTGGGCGTTGCTTCGCTTGGGTTGCGCGGCTGCCCCCGCATATATAGCGCGGGAGGGACGGGGCCGGGTTGGTGATGGCTGGCTGGTGGTTGCGTGCTCCTCGGCTAGCTGCTCTCACACGCTCGCGAGGACAGGGATGGCGCGGTGCGGTGACGGGTGGGCCGGGGGGACAGCGAGGGAGGTGCTGTGTCTGGGCCCCGGCAGACAGGCGGGCCCGCGAGTAATGGACCGGGTCGGGGCAGATTCCCAGCGCTGCCTGGTGGCGGGCCCCCGGCCTGTCTGGCACATGCGGCGGGGCCCGGCGGCCGGTCTGGCGGGGCCGTGCCACACGTACGTACGTGTCGCGCGCGGCTCGGCCAGTCTGGATGGACTCTGGTCTTCACGGTCACGGCGAGCCACGGTCATGCATGTCACGCTCTACGTATAAGTTaactattttttcaaaaaaaaaactgtACTAGTACGGGTTACCCGGGTAAGAAAGTGACACTACCACGTACTCCCTTTCGAATTACTCGTCACAGAAATGGATGTatgttctagatacatccatttctgtgacgagtaatttggaacggaggaagtacgTAGTACATATTTTGCTTAATTATTCTTTACATTTTTTCTGTGCGGGTAAAATATGTACAGTATTACTCAACGTACCACTTGAGGATCACAATCAACAAATGTTGAGCTCAACCGCATTAGGAGGGCCAGGCCCTAACCATGCCATGGTTCCACCTTCCGCACGAGCAAAAATAGCTGAACAATGGCTAACCTTATTCCGTGAACGTCTAACATGAGTAATACTAGCTAGTTCTACGGAGTTTTGGGAGTGCGTAGCTTAATCTCTTAGTTCTACTTACTTTGCCTGGTTCAAACGGTTGATGGAGAGACAGCATTAGCTAGCGAGCTGATGATGATGCCGGTCGACGTAGATGCCACGACCCACTTGCTTGGCCGGCCCGACCCGTGACCCGATGAAGCAACGACAACGCGAGGGATACTGTGACGGTCTAGGCAAACATTGTGAGCAGCCACACACGCATATGGATGCATAGCACCGGCCAGCTTTCGTGCGCGCAGGGGTTGCCCAACGGACCCAGACAAGAGGGCGAGCTGGCGAGGCACGCAAGCGAGGCCCATGCAAGTCTCGCCCGTATGCATGCATGCACCGCCAATAATAAACAAACAGACGCATATGCACGCACATCTCGTGCCGCTGCCGTCGACCCGATCCGGTAGGGGGCCGGCCACGCCTTTCCCGCTGGGGCCGCCGGTCGTTGCCTGTCCCCTCCCACCAGCTCGTGATCGCATTCACGACCGCGCCCAACCGGCCAGCTAGCTAGCCACACCACTCACCGAAGCGGGCTCGGCCGATCTGATTCCCTGCCACTGCCTAGCTTGCTTGCATGATTCCGGAAAAATGATCGCATGCAACGTTGTCGCGCAGGGAAGTTACGTACTGTATGTGCGCTAGTGTAAAAGGACAGCTGAATGGAAATAAATAAATACAGTGCATGATTCTGGAGAATCGCATGCGACGTTGCTGCGcatttttgtgtgtgtgtgttaacTAGAGCGATGCTCGTGCGTTGTAAACGGGATATAAATATTCTACTAGTACGTTATCTTGTGATTTACCTGCCAATAATAATGCGGTtgtgtaaataaatgttcatcacATTGTAACCATGAATTACTTTATATTTTGATTAGATGTTTGGTAAGTAGATTAAAGTGGAATTGATTCACAAGGtaagtaaattaaggtgattgaTTATCATACATAGAAAGTTGAACGAAGAGATTGACAACTCTAATAACAGAGAATGACAACCCCCGCAACAGATATTGACAGAGCATGACACTCTCAACTGAGCTCAATCCAGCTGTGAACAATAAACAACACTGAAAGTAAACAACACGGTTATCACAAAACTTTGATTCCGGATTACAACACTATAGGTAACGAACCACCACTAACAGCTCATAACGTTAGCTGATAGCCGCTGACCGTGGAGTATTTGCCGATCCATCAGCGAGGACTGTATCATTTAGCAAGCTAAAAACTCAAGGAACATGTATGTGAGAGTTCCACTTTAGCTTCCCTCAACACCAGGCGGGACGAGCAGCCCTATACCACGTGTAGCCACACTCTAGTGTCCTTTTCTACTTAGTTGGAGTTCCGAAGTAATTACGCATATAGAAATCCAAAAAGAAATCGATACGATCCACGTCATAATTCATATTGGATTCCCAAATTTATTAAAGAAAAAAAGGAGCAATCAGAGAATTAGAGAAAAATCTACAAAAGGAAATTAACTCTGTAAACCAGAGATTTAATATTTCTATCGAAAAAGTTAAAGAACCTTATAGATAGCCTAACACTCTTGCAGAATATATAGCTTTCCAATTAAAAAATAGAGTATCATTCCGAAAGGCAATGAAAAAAGCCATTGAATTAACTAAAAAAACAGATATAAGGTGAAAAGAAAGATGAAATGGGAACCTTACGTTCTTTTTAAGTAGTCCAGATTAAAAGAACAGctgaataaaagaaaaaaaatgcacATGCTAGCTAGTTTAGGCCTCTCACCGTTGGTAGTTTCATAAGCTAAGGGCAACCCCAACGTGGTTCATCAAAGACAAAAAACACCAAATGCCTGCGAACACGTTCGGACGAGTCCACGGACAATGGTAGGGGAGTCGGCCATCCAACCATCCCCGCAAAATTTAAAAAAATAATGTTTACAATGTACTTAACGCTAGATGCCTGGCAAACTAATGCAATTTTAAGACTTTTTCTCGAGAGTACGACGATGTTTAGACCAAAATATATTATTTTCCCCCGCTCAAAATATATATTTATTGTGTAATGTTTTCATAATTATTACACTATGACACCCCAAAAATCGAGATTTTGGGTCCGCTACTGCCAATACTTATTATGTTATTAACCATTACAATGTAATATGGCTATTATGCCAAAGAGACTAGTACAAGCCAAGGAAAAACTTGTCAAATTTATTAACCAATAACGTGCAAACAAGTCAATATATGAGGCTACTAATAGTTTACTTAGGATgtactctctccctccctccccccccctctctctctctcatgtggCATGGTGAGCCACTCCTTCCCATGCATCCATTAGTGTGCCTTGGCGATTTGGGTCTcttctagacttgggcttctttgCTTCTTGGATTCATCTTTGACTTTGTCTTTTATTTCTCCTCTTCCTTTGACTTGTTCACGTGGTGATTTGCTTGGACTTTTGTTGATTATCTTTCAATTATGTTGACCAGACATGCGGATTCCacgtactccctccttccatctatatagggcctaatgcgtttttcgaggctaactttgatcaaatattagagcaataatatatgacatgcaacttacacaaagcacaccgttaaattcgtgtgtgaaaggagctttcaatgatatattTTTCATattatgcatgtcatgtactattaatcttgtcaatagtcaaagacggtcttaaaaaacgcattaggccctatatagatggaaggagggagtaggactAGTTTAGCTATTCCATCAACATGTATCAATGAATGTGTAACATGTGAGACACATATGACCCCAAAAGGGATCATATAGCTAATGATTCAGTGAGAAGCTGCTCGTAAACATATTATACTctaaattttatttatttatttatgtatAATTAATTGTAAACCAGAAACAACTATTAGATATTTCTGAGAGCATATGCTTTAGGGATCTCTATGAAGATATTTAGGGATACACACTAAGATATAAAAACTATATTGAGGGGAGTATCACAAATATACCCATAAAAACATGTTgtgtttttctatttttctcaCATTTTGGGGGATTGAGTTTAAGCATCTTTTAAGGTGCAATGTATAAAAACAAAAATAGTAGCATAATTATAATTAAAAATTTAATAAAATTTAGCACAATGCGTTCATATTTTTTAATGTTAGACATTACAAATATGGCATAAAGGACTACTATTAATATTTAGGACTATTATCATCTAGTTAATTGCCATAAAAAGTTATTAGAAATTGTTATTCATAAATATAAAAGTTTAGTAAAAATATTAAATTTATTTATTATTGAAAGAAAGGTGCCCCCACCTCATTTTATTAAAAAACGAAGCCACAAAGGAGCAACATTACTGTTCACAGCGCACGAGCCCGAACTTGAGTAGCTGAGCCATGTCTTCCCGAGCATCCAGGAAGTATTACATCATCTAACATAAACATAAACGATTATGAGAGACTCCACGAGTGAAAGGAAGGGAAAACAGAGGCTAGCTATTTCATTTTTCACCATCGAGGCTTAGCCGGAATGAGCTCGCAACGCAATGCCCCATGGTGCTTTCCTCACAACATAGTGTGACTTTAGTGCCACACAATGCTCAATAGCTCGCTTCTTCGACGGTCTAGCAGTAGCATGCACCTCGTAGTAGCATCGATTGATTTCCCTAACATAGTATCCTCCATTGATGGATTAGAGCACTTGCCTTTCCCAGCAAATGTTTGACACTTTCCCAAACCAAGCCCTAAAAACACAAGTTATTTCGAGTGGTCCATAAGGTCCAGATAACAACAACACATGAGGTATTGATCACAGATTTCTTGTTATCAGTACTCGACAACACAGATAAATCATTCATGTTAGAAGGGATTTGAAAATTAAACATAAACAAAAGAACTAGGCATGAAAGTAAAAGTGGAAATAGAAGGGAGCATGACTTGTTTCAAGAATTGGATGCCCTTGTTAAGTAAATCTAGTATAAAAGGAGAAATTGGGCCTATTTATCACCTTTGGTACCTAACCACCTGAACTGGGAATAATGTTTGAAGATCGAAGGTTCTAAGCCATGTATGTATCAGAGCCGGTTATTTGAGTATCGATGTTGTTGGAGTCTAGCTTCCGACCAACCCACTTCACTTCGGAGGATATAATAGCTCAAGAAGAAATCGATATCAGGCCCATGGAaagcgcgcgcacacacacacctGGGGAATGAATCTACTTTTTCATTCTCAATACTAGGGGTGCTTCTCCGATCGATTGCTCTCACTATTATTCCCCAGATTGGAGAAATGACCTTTCGTCTTGCTTCATTAAAAATAATAAAATGTGCTTTCGccagaagaagaaaaaagaagataGCTTAGTAAATGGCATTCAACTAAAGTCAAGAAAGAGGCCTTGCTTTTGCACAGGAAGGAAAAAATTGACTCGGGTAAGTAAGCCCTATTGGGGCAGGGCTCGAGTACGATTAGAGTGCCTTTTTTCCTGCTGCGCAGGCTGACCATTTTAAATAGGGGGAAACATGAGACTATAGAAGATGAATATGGCTAGTCTACTGCTACTGTTTGATAGGCAATCCTTAGACTATAGGGATGAAGCAAAGGAGCATAAACTAACTGCAACTATGCTTTAAAGAAAAGAAATCTATCGAAATTCTCATTCCAGTCTGAGGGGATATCTGAAGCTATCTATCCAGGATCTCACTCAAATCCAAACCTAGCACTTTTGTATTTATTGCTTCTTCTTTTAGAAGGTCTGTAGTTGAGTAAAAGAGAAGAAAAGAGATTTCCTTATCTGCATGCCAGCTTTCATTCCTACTTTTGATGAAAGAAAGGTCAGTTGCTGTCGACAAGTTGACTAAACTTGGTTTTCACAACTGTCACCTATCTTTAAGCACCTTCTAGGCCACTTCCCAATCAAATGCATTCAAGTCTGCCTTCGGTACTGGTACTTCGGAATCAAGGGCCCAACAAGCGGTATTCAGGAGTCTTTGGCCGAATAACTCGTAGATAAGAAGGTTATTCCATAAATATATAAAATTCATAGTCGCACTCAGCATGCGAAAGCTTGTAAAATTGACACCCCCCGCGAAAACCAATAGGAtttgtgatacgtccattttgcatcatgcttttatatcaatatttattgcattatgggctgttattacacattatgtcacaatacttatgcctattctctcttattttacaaggtttacataaagagggagaatgccggcagctgggattctggctggaaaaggagcaaatattatagacctattctgcacagctccaaaagtcctgaaacttcacggatgatgttttccaaatatataaaaaacattgagcgcaagaacttcaccaggggggccacaccctgcccacgagggtggggggcgcgccccctacctcgtgggccccctggtggccctccggtgaccatcttct
Protein-coding sequences here:
- the LOC125510965 gene encoding auxin-responsive protein IAA14-like — encoded protein: MEIIDAELRLGPPGSGDAAFGAQKKRSLSTVAAAAATSEASGTDDHDAAPASKVQVVGWPPVGAYRKSTFQSASAAKESKVAGEAGKRGGLYVKVSMDGAPYLRKVDLRTYGGYGELRVALDALFGCFSSCSGSSPDNGQFAMAYEDKDGDLMLAGDVPWDMFISSCKRLRIMRSSEAR